A genomic stretch from Candidatus Anaeroferrophillus wilburensis includes:
- a CDS encoding NAD-dependent deacylase, with product MEPYQHLVFFTGAGMSVESGIPTYRGAGGVWAQYRYQEYACQEAFEQNPEKVWDFHDQRREKIAGCQPNRGHRIIAAAETFYPRVTVITQNIDGLHQRAGSTRVIELHGSIWRLRCEATDEVVENFELPLGNRHTSAGTYWRPDIVWFGDPLREETINEAVAALGDCDLFLSIGTSAVVYPAARLPLIAMERGARTIEINPEATPLSQHYRESRRQKAAIALAELFPQLMDSRIAG from the coding sequence ATGGAACCCTATCAACACCTGGTTTTTTTCACCGGTGCCGGGATGTCGGTGGAAAGCGGCATCCCCACCTACCGGGGCGCAGGGGGCGTCTGGGCCCAGTATCGCTATCAGGAATACGCCTGTCAGGAGGCTTTTGAACAGAATCCGGAAAAGGTCTGGGATTTTCACGACCAGCGGCGGGAGAAGATTGCCGGCTGCCAGCCGAACCGGGGACACCGGATCATCGCCGCCGCGGAAACTTTTTACCCCCGTGTAACCGTCATCACCCAGAATATCGACGGGCTTCACCAACGGGCCGGCTCAACAAGGGTTATTGAACTCCATGGCAGCATCTGGCGGTTGCGCTGTGAAGCCACCGATGAGGTGGTGGAGAATTTCGAGCTCCCCCTGGGCAACCGCCATACCTCCGCAGGCACCTACTGGCGCCCGGATATCGTCTGGTTCGGCGACCCCTTGCGGGAGGAAACCATCAATGAAGCTGTAGCGGCCCTTGGGGATTGTGATCTGTTCCTTAGCATCGGCACGTCAGCGGTCGTCTATCCAGCCGCCCGACTGCCGCTGATTGCCATGGAGCGCGGTGCCCGAACGATTGAAATCAATCCGGAAGCCACACCGCTGTCGCAACACTACCGGGAAAGCAGACGGCAAAAAGCCGCCATTGCCCTGGCAGAACTTTTTCCCCAGCTCATGGACAGCCGGATAGCCGGATGA
- a CDS encoding insulinase family protein — MTTSLVTPGQSLHGFTVERLESIEELRCQAAVLTHQETGARLVHLINDDPNNLFCIGFRTPVYDNTGVPHILEHSVLSGSRKFPLKDPFKELLKGSLQTFLNAMTYPDKTLYPVSSQVEADFYNLVDVYCDAVFHPLLTRETFYQEGWHFDLPDAADPVSIKGIVYNEMKGVFSDFHSHVTRKTMGELFPDTTYYYESGGEPEHITDLTYEQFVAFHQQYYHPSNAFIFLYGNLPTEKTLAFLQQQYLVDFRRREVDADIKPQPRWQQPREITIEAPASKEDDGTASVILAWLLEPATNPFAGLLGHILSRYLVGTQSSPLRRALIDSGLGEDLDDMTGFEGELAQTFFAVGLRKTKPEQVTAIRRLVTTTLEREIASGMNADLLEGAIRRIEFRLREITDSGHYPYNLMLADRCYRSWIYGGDPLAHLRFAEPLQRIKAEKAKGTDFFTNQLRTMFLENPHHLISVVTASAAMGEQLGGQTARQAAELSKDFGEDEKQHYHELTGKLLARQMTPPTADELATLPKLDKVDLPTKNQLVPTETVPLAGARWYRHPLFTAGIIYLDMGFDLAGLPAALLPYLPLYTELISRCGAAGYSYEEMSTRISLNTGGISCSDICLTDRENPDELIFKAFFHGKSLPERFGELLAIFQDLFLEPQLDNPKLIKDILLEMRNDLQAAIPRSGHQYAISHAAARLSTSLAIEEQLNGIAQLRFLDQLLQSAELEAIGSVMNKLHQQVINRRGCILSTTYEHPDFCTTQLEALLQALPGTDTNPAAHTLSSGNQAAIQGIEISSSVNYVAQSWKVSGRSAEDLGQFHLLSRNLSTGLLWDKIRVEGGAYGGMAMASGSHPLFSCASYRDPNLSRTLSTFSDSLATLAAGTPVVEVNQSIIGTIGRIDAPKSPHAKGFGETIALFSGRTTAFRQQVRESVLAGTPASLAAKARQLLDEPRKAVTVLGSAAAFDQAAKEGLKISRQPLLPKEEVKIA; from the coding sequence ATGACCACTTCGCTAGTAACCCCCGGCCAGTCACTGCACGGTTTCACCGTCGAACGGCTCGAGTCCATTGAAGAACTGCGCTGTCAGGCAGCGGTGCTGACCCACCAGGAAACCGGAGCCCGTTTGGTGCACCTGATCAACGACGACCCCAACAACCTGTTCTGCATCGGCTTTCGCACCCCGGTCTATGATAATACCGGCGTTCCCCATATTCTTGAGCATTCGGTACTCTCCGGCTCCCGCAAGTTTCCGCTGAAAGACCCGTTTAAGGAACTGCTCAAGGGCTCGCTGCAGACCTTTCTCAACGCCATGACCTACCCTGACAAGACCCTCTACCCGGTTTCCAGCCAGGTTGAAGCCGACTTCTACAACTTGGTGGACGTCTACTGCGACGCTGTCTTTCATCCCCTGCTGACCAGGGAGACCTTCTACCAGGAAGGCTGGCATTTTGATCTGCCCGATGCCGCCGACCCGGTGAGCATCAAGGGCATTGTCTACAATGAGATGAAGGGGGTCTTTTCCGACTTTCACAGCCACGTCACCCGGAAAACCATGGGCGAACTGTTTCCCGATACCACCTACTACTATGAAAGCGGCGGCGAACCGGAACATATTACCGACCTGACCTATGAGCAGTTTGTCGCTTTCCACCAGCAGTACTATCATCCTTCAAACGCCTTCATCTTTCTCTACGGCAATCTGCCGACGGAAAAAACCCTGGCTTTTCTACAGCAGCAGTACCTGGTCGATTTCAGACGCCGGGAAGTGGACGCCGACATCAAGCCCCAGCCCCGCTGGCAGCAGCCAAGGGAAATCACCATTGAAGCCCCAGCAAGCAAAGAGGATGATGGCACGGCAAGCGTCATTCTTGCCTGGCTGCTGGAACCGGCCACCAATCCTTTCGCCGGCCTGCTTGGCCACATTCTCTCCCGTTACCTGGTGGGCACCCAGAGTTCACCACTGCGTCGAGCTCTCATCGACTCTGGTCTCGGAGAGGATCTTGACGACATGACCGGCTTTGAAGGGGAATTGGCCCAGACGTTTTTTGCCGTCGGATTGAGAAAAACCAAACCCGAACAAGTAACCGCCATCCGCAGGCTGGTAACCACCACCCTGGAACGGGAGATTGCTTCAGGCATGAACGCCGACCTTCTGGAAGGCGCTATCCGGCGGATTGAATTCCGCCTGCGGGAAATTACCGACAGCGGCCATTACCCCTACAACCTGATGCTGGCCGACCGCTGCTACCGTTCATGGATCTATGGCGGTGACCCGCTGGCTCATCTGCGCTTTGCCGAACCACTGCAGCGGATCAAAGCGGAAAAGGCCAAGGGCACCGATTTTTTTACCAACCAGTTGCGGACCATGTTCCTGGAAAATCCCCATCACTTGATTTCAGTGGTTACCGCTTCAGCCGCCATGGGTGAGCAGTTGGGAGGCCAGACCGCCAGGCAGGCGGCTGAGCTGAGCAAGGACTTCGGTGAGGATGAAAAACAGCACTATCATGAACTGACCGGCAAGCTCCTGGCTCGGCAGATGACCCCGCCGACCGCCGATGAGCTGGCAACCCTGCCAAAACTTGACAAAGTCGATTTGCCAACAAAAAACCAGTTGGTTCCCACCGAAACCGTCCCGCTGGCCGGAGCCCGCTGGTATCGCCACCCGCTGTTCACCGCCGGCATCATCTACCTTGACATGGGATTCGATCTGGCTGGCCTGCCCGCAGCACTGCTGCCGTACCTGCCTCTCTATACCGAACTGATCAGCCGCTGCGGTGCGGCCGGCTACAGTTATGAGGAGATGTCCACCAGAATTTCCCTGAACACCGGTGGCATCAGCTGTTCCGATATCTGCCTCACCGACAGGGAAAATCCCGATGAGCTGATTTTCAAGGCATTCTTCCATGGCAAGTCCCTACCTGAACGATTTGGGGAACTGCTGGCTATTTTCCAGGATCTGTTCCTTGAACCACAGCTGGACAACCCGAAACTGATCAAGGACATCCTGTTGGAGATGCGCAACGATCTGCAGGCGGCCATCCCCCGCAGCGGTCACCAGTATGCCATCTCCCATGCCGCCGCCCGGCTGAGCACCTCGTTAGCCATCGAAGAGCAGCTCAACGGCATTGCCCAACTGCGCTTTCTCGACCAGCTCCTGCAGTCTGCGGAGCTGGAGGCAATCGGCAGCGTGATGAACAAGCTGCACCAGCAGGTGATCAACCGCCGCGGGTGTATCCTTTCAACCACCTATGAACATCCTGATTTCTGCACCACTCAACTGGAAGCTCTGCTCCAGGCCCTGCCAGGAACCGACACCAACCCGGCGGCGCACACCCTTTCGTCTGGAAACCAGGCCGCCATTCAAGGCATTGAAATCAGCTCCTCGGTCAACTATGTGGCCCAATCCTGGAAGGTAAGCGGGCGTTCAGCAGAAGACCTGGGACAGTTTCATCTGCTTTCGCGCAACCTGTCCACCGGCCTGCTGTGGGATAAAATCCGCGTCGAAGGGGGGGCTTACGGAGGCATGGCTATGGCCTCTGGCTCCCATCCACTGTTTTCCTGCGCCTCTTATCGTGACCCCAATCTCAGCCGAACCCTCAGCACCTTTAGCGACAGTCTGGCAACCCTGGCGGCGGGCACTCCGGTAGTCGAGGTTAACCAGAGCATCATCGGCACAATCGGCCGGATTGATGCACCCAAAAGTCCCCATGCCAAAGGTTTCGGCGAAACAATAGCGTTGTTCAGCGGTCGGACGACGGCATTCCGGCAGCAGGTCAGGGAGTCGGTGCTGGCGGGAACGCCGGCGTCGCTGGCAGCAAAAGCCCGGCAGCTGCTTGATGAGCCCCGCAAAGCGGTGACCGTCTTGGGCAGCGCCGCCGCCTTTGACCAGGCAGCCAAGGAAGGTCTCAAGATCAGCCGGCAGCCGCTGCTGCCAAAAGAAGAAGTGAAAATCGCATAA